The following are encoded in a window of Colius striatus isolate bColStr4 chromosome 25, bColStr4.1.hap1, whole genome shotgun sequence genomic DNA:
- the KLHL26 gene encoding kelch-like protein 26 isoform X4, giving the protein MAESGGAEFSAERPSRAMFTGGMREASQDVIELKGVSAKGLKHIIDFAYSAEVTLDLDCIQDVLGAAVFLQMVPVVELCEEFLKSAMSVETCLNIGQMATTFSLASLKESVDAFTFRHFLQISEEEDFLHLPLERLVFFLQSNKLKSCSEIDLFRAAVRWLQYDPTRRANASQVLCHIRFPLMKSSELVDSVQTLDIMVEDVLCRQYLLEAFNYQILPFRQHEMQSPRTTIRSDVLSLITFGGTPYTDNDRTVSCKVYYLPDASVRQFKELTEMEVGSSHSCVAVLDNFVYIVGGQHLQYRSGEGAVDICYRYDPHLNQWLRIQAMQESRIQFQLNVLHGMVYATGGRNRSGSLASVEKYCPKNNEWTYVCSLKRRTWGHAGATVGDKLYISGGYGISVEDKKALHCYDPAVDQWEFKTPMNEPRVLHAMVSANSRIYALGGRMDHVDRCFDVLAVEYYVPETDQWTTVSPMRAGQSEAGCCLLEKKIYIVGGYNWHLNNVTSIVQVYNTETDEWERDLHFPESFAGIACAPVILPQELDSDGCSPLFTETVVFCRGINTVL; this is encoded by the exons GGCCATGTTCACAGGCGGGATGAGAGAAGCCAGCCAGGATGTGATCGAACTGAAAGGTGTATCTGCAAAAGGACTGAAACATATCATTGACTTTGCATACAGCGCTGAAGTGACTCTTGATCTTGACTGTATTCAGgatgtgctgggagctgctgtctTCCTCCAGATGGTGCCTGTCGTGGAGCTCTGCGAAGAATTTCTGAAGTCTGCCATGAGCGTGGAAACGTGTCTCAATATCGGGCAGATGGCCACCACCTTTAGCCTCGCATCCTTGAAGGAATCGGTCGATGCATTCACTTTTAGGCATTTCCTCCAGATCTCTGAGGAAGAGGATTTCCTCCACCTGCCACTGGAGCGCCTCGTCTTCTTCTTGCAGAGCAATAAACTGAAAAGCTGCAGTGAAATAGACCTGTTCCGCGCCGCCGTCCGCTGGCTGCAGTACGACCCGACGCGCCGTGCCAACGCCAGCCAGGTGCTCTGCCACATCCGCTTCCCTCTCATGAAGTCCTCGGAGCTGGTGGACAGCGTCCAGACCTTGGACATCATGGTGGAGGACGTCTTGTGCCGACAGTATTTGCTGGAAGCCTTCAATTACCAGATCCTGCCCTTTCGCCAGCACGAGATGCAGTCCCCTCGCACCACCATCCGCTCGGATGTCCTGTCCCTCATCACCTTCGGTGGCACCCCTTACACCGACAACGACCGCACGGTGAGCTGCAAAGTCTACTACCTGCCGGACGCCAGCGTGCGCCAGTTCAAGGagctgacggaaatggaggtgGGCAGCAGCCACTCCTGCGTGGCCGTGCTGGACAACTTCGTCTACATCGTAGGAGGGCAGCACCTGCAGTACCGCAGCGGCGAGGGAGCCGTGGATATCTGCTACCGTTACGATCCGCACCTGAACCAGTGGCTGCGCATCCAGGCCATGCAGGAGAGCAGGATCCAGTTCCAGCTCAACGTCCTCCACGGCATGGTGTATGCCACGGGAGGGAGGAACCGCTCGGGCAGCCTGGCTTCCGTAGAGAAGTATTGCCCCAAAAATAACGAGTGGACTTACGTGTGCTCCTTGAAACGCAGGACGTGGGGACATGCCGGAGCCACGGTGGGGGACAAGCTGTACATCTCGGGTGGGTACGGCATCTCGGTGGAGGACAAAAAAGCCCTGCACTGTTACGACCCTGCAGTGGATCAGTGGGAGTTTAAAACCCCCATGAATGAACCCAGAGTTCTGCACGCCATGGTCAGTGCAAACAGTCGCATTTACGCTCTGGGAGGCCGCATGGACCACGTTGACCGTTGCTTTGATGTTTTGGCTGTGGAATATTACGTGCCTGAAACAGACCAATGGACCACGGTGAGCCCCATGCGTGCAGGTCAGTCAGAAGCTGGCTGTTGTTTACTAGAGAAAAAGATCTATATCGTAGGAGGATACAACTGGCATCTGAACAATGTCACGAGCATTGTGCAGGTGTACAACACAGAAACGGATGAATGGGAAAGGGACCTGCATTTCCCAGAATCTTTTGCTGGGATAGCCTGTGCTCCAGTCATACTGCCCCAG GAGTTGGATTCTGATGGATGCAGTCCTCTTTTTACAGAAACCGTCGTGTTCTGCCGTGGAATAAATACTGTGCTGTAA